CCTCATGCATATATATAAAATAGGTTAAAGAAGGTGACGATAATGGAAGTAGGTCAAACAGAAAATGTGAAATGTATGGCAGCTTTAATAGATCCTGACGGCAAATTTAAATACCAGTACAGGGATGAGGTATTAGATGTACACTGCCCTGTGGTCTCATCATTTAATGATGTCCCACTTACAGCAAACCTTGTATTTTACTATGTTCATCAAGAGGAGGATGTGGACTTTCTCACTTCCATTATCAAAGGTGTAGGGAAGACGTTCAGAGGAAAAATCGTTTTAGTGACAAACCCTTTATATAATACGGAATGTATAAGTAAGTTACTTATATTACCAATTCATGGTCTTATCTTTACTAATACATTTAAAATCTATATGGATTCTGTAGCGACGTTTTTTGATAGTTACCCGTTTTTACTAGATCCAGAGCTTCACAAGGTGGTAGCTGAAGATATCTTCACTATCAAGCATAAAAGTAAACCAATAAAAAAATTCGTTCTAAATGACAAACAGATTGAAGGTATTTTGAAAGAAAACGAAAAAATCGTCTTAGAAAAATTAATAAACGGTAAATCTACGGGTGAGATTGCAAACGAAATGTATTTTGCCCCTTCAACAATTAATAATGTCATTGGGAGAATTTTAATGATTTTAAATGCGAATGATCGTACAGAAGCTGTCGTGAAAGCTATCCGAAGTAACTGGGTGTCGAGTATTAAGTAAAACTGTTAAAAGATGAAATGGAATACATTTAGCAATAAAATTAAGGTAATATTATTTATTCTCATCGCTGTTCATTCCATTTTCATCCTATATATCTAAGCCGATCTTAAATGGTTTTCATTGTTAATAATAACTGCCTACACCCTGTAAGATTACGAATAGACTGAAAACAGTCGTTATGATAGAAAAAATTAATAAAATACCACTAATGAGTAGATACTTCGCAAAATGCTCAAGCAAGTGTTCGATAGCATCTTCTGATGATGTTTCTAAATATCGTCTTGCTTCAGTACCCGCCTTATAGAGTAGATAGCCCAAAAATGCTGTCACAACACCAGTAATGAGACCAGAAAAGGAAGAGGCCATAAGACTTATTATGACTGACATTGCCCCTAATATAATGGACCCTATTCCACAGATTTTTCCCCATATTGAGATTCGATTCATGATGTTTTCCAACTAATTTCACTCTCCTTTTTAATAACTTACTAATTGTATGATAGAAGCTGCTAAATAATCGAGGTAGTATCGTCCTATTTTTTAACAAACACAGCATAGATTAAGTAAATGCCTAGGTACATTGTGTCATCATGAAGTCAGACAAGAGGTTACTTACAATTATTTATA
The DNA window shown above is from Salipaludibacillus agaradhaerens and carries:
- a CDS encoding response regulator transcription factor, with protein sequence MEVGQTENVKCMAALIDPDGKFKYQYRDEVLDVHCPVVSSFNDVPLTANLVFYYVHQEEDVDFLTSIIKGVGKTFRGKIVLVTNPLYNTECISKLLILPIHGLIFTNTFKIYMDSVATFFDSYPFLLDPELHKVVAEDIFTIKHKSKPIKKFVLNDKQIEGILKENEKIVLEKLINGKSTGEIANEMYFAPSTINNVIGRILMILNANDRTEAVVKAIRSNWVSSIK
- a CDS encoding DUF5362 family protein: MENIMNRISIWGKICGIGSIILGAMSVIISLMASSFSGLITGVVTAFLGYLLYKAGTEARRYLETSSEDAIEHLLEHFAKYLLISGILLIFSIITTVFSLFVILQGVGSYY